From the Acidobacteriota bacterium genome, one window contains:
- a CDS encoding amidohydrolase: MKRTTLLLVGLLVVLGPFVDARQAGLIPAPDRQAGEGAGPFPSLTIRNVMVIDGTGAPPFGPANIIVENNRIARIVSAGTPGVPSKEPPPPAAPNMIDGTGMYVMPGFVNLHAHLGDPSKAPQNEYVYKLYMAHGVTTLRGVELTAQPMAAKEKERSAANAIVAPRIFNYQRPGAGWANGLVDTPEKAREWVRWCAANGVDGMKLVAHPPAIMAALLDEARKHGLGSTAHLEQRGVAQMDALTAAKLGLGTVTHFYGHFEPLMRDYRVQPWPDQMNYNDEQYRFSQVGRLWNLIHPPGSDEWKAYLQGHLKLNTIFDPTMTAYAATRDVMRMRTAEWHEAYTLPSLMDFFTPNRELHGAYYFDWTSQDEVAWKNFYQVWFRLVNDYKKMGGRVTVSDDAAYTYNLWGFGYIHEMELLHEAGFHPLEVIRAATMHGAEALHEPKNQPLQFGIVRAGMLADMVLVDQNPIRNLKVLYGTGHFRLNDTTRRTERVGGIRYTIKDGIVYDAKKLLADVGAMVAAQKKQRKPS; encoded by the coding sequence CGCCGGATCGGCAGGCGGGCGAGGGCGCCGGCCCCTTTCCCTCCCTCACCATCCGTAACGTCATGGTGATCGACGGCACTGGCGCCCCGCCATTCGGTCCGGCCAACATCATTGTCGAGAACAACCGGATCGCGCGGATCGTCAGCGCGGGGACGCCCGGAGTGCCGTCGAAGGAGCCGCCGCCACCGGCCGCGCCGAACATGATCGACGGCACCGGGATGTACGTCATGCCCGGCTTCGTCAACCTGCACGCGCACCTGGGCGACCCGAGCAAAGCGCCGCAGAACGAGTACGTCTACAAACTCTATATGGCCCACGGCGTGACTACCCTGCGCGGGGTCGAGCTGACCGCGCAGCCGATGGCGGCCAAAGAGAAGGAACGCAGCGCCGCCAACGCGATCGTCGCACCCCGCATCTTCAACTACCAGCGCCCCGGCGCCGGCTGGGCGAACGGTCTCGTCGATACTCCCGAGAAGGCGCGCGAGTGGGTGCGGTGGTGCGCGGCCAACGGCGTTGACGGCATGAAGCTCGTTGCCCATCCGCCGGCGATCATGGCGGCGCTGCTGGACGAGGCCAGGAAACACGGCCTGGGCTCGACGGCCCACCTCGAACAGCGCGGCGTCGCGCAAATGGACGCGCTCACGGCGGCGAAGCTGGGCCTCGGCACCGTCACGCACTTCTACGGCCACTTCGAACCGCTGATGCGTGACTACCGCGTGCAGCCGTGGCCCGACCAGATGAACTACAACGACGAGCAGTACCGATTTAGCCAGGTCGGCCGCCTCTGGAACCTGATCCATCCGCCCGGCAGCGACGAGTGGAAGGCCTATCTCCAGGGGCACCTCAAACTGAACACGATCTTCGACCCGACGATGACGGCGTACGCGGCCACCCGTGACGTGATGCGCATGCGCACCGCTGAATGGCACGAGGCCTATACGCTGCCCTCGTTGATGGACTTCTTCACGCCGAACCGCGAGCTTCACGGCGCCTACTACTTCGACTGGACCTCACAGGACGAAGTAGCGTGGAAAAATTTCTACCAGGTGTGGTTCCGACTGGTGAATGACTACAAGAAGATGGGTGGCCGCGTCACGGTGAGCGACGATGCGGCGTACACCTACAACCTGTGGGGCTTCGGCTACATCCACGAGATGGAGCTGCTGCACGAGGCCGGCTTCCATCCGCTCGAGGTGATTCGCGCCGCCACCATGCACGGCGCCGAGGCGCTGCACGAGCCGAAGAACCAGCCGCTGCAGTTCGGCATTGTCCGCGCCGGCATGCTGGCCGACATGGTCCTGGTCGACCAGAATCCGATCCGGAATCTCAAGGTGCTCTACGGCACCGGTCACTTTCGACTGAACGACACTACCCGTCGCACCGAGCGAGTCGGCGGCATTCGCTACACCATCAAGGACGGCATCGTCTACGATGCCAAGAAACTGCTGGCGGATGTCGGCGCCATGGTCGCGGCGCAGAAGAAACAGCGCAAGCCAAGCTAG
- a CDS encoding class I SAM-dependent methyltransferase: MTRRLTAAMAISVCAWAPLGAQQPGAKPDHMQHRFDDPAKFAKQFDDPKRDEWQMPSRVIDALGLKSGMAVADIGAGTGYFSMRLARVSPGLSVYSVDIEPKMVEHLTHRAAGEKLGNVTAVLASPASPNLPKPVDVILIVDTYHHIGSRPAYFRELKKSLKPGGRIAIVDFRTDSPEGPPVEFRFTAEQIEAEMTQAGYALDSKHDFLPRQHYLIFR, translated from the coding sequence ATGACCAGACGACTGACCGCTGCGATGGCTATTTCCGTGTGCGCGTGGGCCCCGCTCGGCGCCCAACAGCCCGGCGCCAAGCCCGACCACATGCAACACCGCTTCGACGACCCGGCGAAGTTCGCCAAGCAGTTCGACGACCCCAAGCGCGACGAGTGGCAGATGCCGTCGCGCGTGATCGATGCGCTCGGCCTCAAGAGCGGCATGGCGGTCGCGGACATCGGCGCCGGCACCGGCTACTTCAGCATGCGCCTGGCCAGGGTGTCGCCGGGCCTGTCGGTGTACTCCGTGGACATCGAGCCGAAGATGGTGGAGCACCTGACCCACCGGGCCGCCGGTGAGAAGCTGGGCAACGTCACCGCCGTGTTGGCGTCGCCCGCGAGCCCAAACCTGCCCAAGCCGGTGGATGTCATCCTGATTGTCGACACCTATCACCACATCGGCAGCCGGCCGGCGTACTTCCGCGAATTGAAGAAGTCCCTGAAGCCCGGAGGCCGCATCGCCATCGTCGATTTCCGCACGGACTCGCCGGAGGGGCCGCCGGTCGAGTTCCGGTTCACCGCCGAGCAGATCGAAGCGGAGATGACGCAGGCCGGCTACGCGCTCGACAGCAAGCACGACTTCCTGCCGCGCCAGCACTACTTGATCTTCCGCTGA